The following are encoded together in the Panthera leo isolate Ple1 chromosome B4, P.leo_Ple1_pat1.1, whole genome shotgun sequence genome:
- the KRT3 gene encoding keratin, type II cytoskeletal 3 isoform X2 encodes MSRQVSKTSGGGGQGFSGRSAVVSGSSRMSCVARSGGASGGACGFRGGAGGFGSRSLYSLGGNKSISISVAGGSRAGGFGGGRSSCGSGFGGGFGGGFGGGFGGGRGMGGGFGGAGPSGFGGPGGFGGPGGFGPGGFPGGIQEVTVNQSLLQPLNVEIDPQIGQVKTQEREQIKTLNNKFASFIDKVRFLEQQNKVLETKWNLLQQQGTNSITGTSNLEPLFETYINNQRSYLDSILGERGRLDSELRNMQDLVEDFKKKYEDEINKRTAAENEFVTLKKDVDTAYMNKVELQAKVDALMDEVNFLTTLYDMELSQMQSHVSDTSVVLSMDNNRSLDLDSIIAEVKAQYEDIAQRSKAEAEALYQTKLGELQTTAGRHGDDLKNTKSEISELNRMIQRLRAEIENVKKQNANLQVAITEAEQRGELALKDANAKLQELQAALQQAKDDLARLLKDYQELMNVKLALDVEIATYRKLLEGEECRMSGECQSAVSISVVSGGGSAGGYGGGYGGGFGGGFGRAGGGGGGSGSGFSFGGGSGSGIGIGSGSGSGIGGSSFGFGGGSGIGGSGFGLGGGSGGFGSGARCGVSGGGFSSGSSRGGSVKFSQSSQRFSR; translated from the exons ATGAGCAGACAAGTCAGCAAGACATCTGGCGGCGGCGGCCAGGGCTTCTCAGGTCGCTCTGCCGTGGTCTCAGGAAGCAGCAGGATGAGCTGTGTGGCCCGCTCGGGGGGAGCCAGCGGAGGGGCCTGCGGGTTCCGGGGTGGGGCGGGTGGCTTTGGCAGTCGCAGCCTCTACAGCCTGGGTGGCAACAAGAGCATCTCCATCAGCGTGGCCGGTGGCTCCCGGGCTGGTGGCTTTGGGGGAGGGCGTAGCAGCTGTGGCAGTGGCTTTGGGGGTGGCTTTGGAGGTGGCTTTGGTGGTGGCTTTGGTGGTGGCAGAGGAATGGGAGGTGGCTTTGGAGGGGCTG GGCCCAGTGGCTTTGGAGGGCCTGGTGGCTTTGGTGGGCCCGGTGGCTTTGGTCCTGGTGGCTTCCCTGGGGGAATCCAGGAAGTGACTGTGAACCAGAGCCTCCTGCAGCCCCTCAATGTGGAGATCGACCCCCAGATTGGGCAAGTAAAGACCCAGGAGCGCGAGCAGATCAAGACCCTCAACAACAAGTTCGCCTCCTTCATCGACAAG GTGCGGTTCCTGGAGCAGCAGAACAAGGTCCTGGAGACCAAGTGGAACCTGCTCCAGCAGCAGGGCACAAATTCCATCACGGGCACCAGCAACCTGGAGCCCCTTTTTGAGACCTACATCAACAACCAGCGGAGCTACCTGGACAGCAtcctgggggagaggggccgCCTGGACTCGGAGCTGAGGAATATGCAGGACCTGGTGGAGGACTTCAAGAAGAA ATATGAGGATGAAATCAATAAACGTACAGCTGCTGAGAATGAATTTGTGACCCTGAAGAAG GACGTGGACACCGCCTACATGAACAAGGTGGAGCTTCAGGCCAAAGTAGATGCCTTAATGGATGAAGTCAACTTCCTGACGACCCTCTATGACATG GAGCTGTCCCAGATGCAGAGCCACGTCAGCGACACCTCCGTGGTCCTGTCCATGGACAACAACCGCAGCCTGGACCTGGATAGCATCATCGCTGAGGTCAAGGCCCAGTATGAGGACATTGCCCAGAGGAGCAAGGCAGAGGCCGAGGCCCTGTACCAGACGAAG CTTGGGGAGCTGCAGACCACGGCCGGCAGGCATGGAGATGACCTGAAGAACACCAAGAGTGAGATCTCTGAGCTCAACAGAATGATCCAGAGGCTGCGGGCCGAGATCGAGAATGTTAAGAAGCAG AATGCCAACCTGCAGGTGGCCATCACCGAAGCTGAGCAGCGTGGGGAGCTGGCCCTCAAGGATGCCAATGCCAAGCTCCAAGAGCTGCAGGCCGCCCTGCAGCAGGCCAAAGATGACCTGGCCCGGCTGCTGAAGGACTACCAGGAGCTGATGAACGTGAAGCTGGCCCTGGACGTGGAGATCGCCACCTACCGCAAGCTGCTGGAGGGCGAGGAGTGCAG GATGTCTGGAGAGTGCCAGAGCGCTGTGAGCATCT CGGTGGTCAGCGGCGGCGGCTCTGCAGGTGGTTACGGCGGCGGCTACGGCGGCGGCTTCGGCGGCGGCTTCGGCCgggcaggcggcggcggcggcggtagCGGCAGCGGCTTCAGCttcggcggcggcagcggcagcggcatcGGCATtggcagcggcagcggcagcggcatcGGCGGCAGCAGTTTCGGCttcggcggcggcagcggcatcGGCGGCAGCGGCTTCGGCCTCGGAGGCGGCAGCGGCGGCTTTGGCTCCGGAGCTCGCTGCGGGGTCAGTGGCGGAGGCTTCAGCTCGGGCAGCAGCCGGGGCGGCAGCGTCAAGTTCTCCCAGTCTTCGCAGCGCTTCTCCAGATAA
- the KRT3 gene encoding keratin, type II cytoskeletal 3 isoform X1 yields the protein MSRQVSKTSGGGGQGFSGRSAVVSGSSRMSCVARSGGASGGACGFRGGAGGFGSRSLYSLGGNKSISISVAGGSRAGGFGGGRSSCGSGFGGGFGGGFGGGFGGGRGMGGGFGGAGGFGGAGGFGGAGGFGGAGGFGGAGGFGGAGGFGGPSGFGGPGGFGGPGGFGPGGFPGGIQEVTVNQSLLQPLNVEIDPQIGQVKTQEREQIKTLNNKFASFIDKVRFLEQQNKVLETKWNLLQQQGTNSITGTSNLEPLFETYINNQRSYLDSILGERGRLDSELRNMQDLVEDFKKKYEDEINKRTAAENEFVTLKKDVDTAYMNKVELQAKVDALMDEVNFLTTLYDMELSQMQSHVSDTSVVLSMDNNRSLDLDSIIAEVKAQYEDIAQRSKAEAEALYQTKLGELQTTAGRHGDDLKNTKSEISELNRMIQRLRAEIENVKKQNANLQVAITEAEQRGELALKDANAKLQELQAALQQAKDDLARLLKDYQELMNVKLALDVEIATYRKLLEGEECRMSGECQSAVSISVVSGGGSAGGYGGGYGGGFGGGFGRAGGGGGGSGSGFSFGGGSGSGIGIGSGSGSGIGGSSFGFGGGSGIGGSGFGLGGGSGGFGSGARCGVSGGGFSSGSSRGGSVKFSQSSQRFSR from the exons ATGAGCAGACAAGTCAGCAAGACATCTGGCGGCGGCGGCCAGGGCTTCTCAGGTCGCTCTGCCGTGGTCTCAGGAAGCAGCAGGATGAGCTGTGTGGCCCGCTCGGGGGGAGCCAGCGGAGGGGCCTGCGGGTTCCGGGGTGGGGCGGGTGGCTTTGGCAGTCGCAGCCTCTACAGCCTGGGTGGCAACAAGAGCATCTCCATCAGCGTGGCCGGTGGCTCCCGGGCTGGTGGCTTTGGGGGAGGGCGTAGCAGCTGTGGCAGTGGCTTTGGGGGTGGCTTTGGAGGTGGCTTTGGTGGTGGCTTTGGTGGTGGCAGAGGAATGGGAGGTGGCTTTGGAGGGGCTGGTGGCTTTGGAGGGGCTGGTGGCTTTGGTGGAGCTGGTGGCTTTGGAGGGGCTGGTGGCTTTGGTGGAGCTGGTGGCTTTGGAGGGGCTGGTGGCTTTGGAGGGCCCAGTGGCTTTGGAGGGCCTGGTGGCTTTGGTGGGCCCGGTGGCTTTGGTCCTGGTGGCTTCCCTGGGGGAATCCAGGAAGTGACTGTGAACCAGAGCCTCCTGCAGCCCCTCAATGTGGAGATCGACCCCCAGATTGGGCAAGTAAAGACCCAGGAGCGCGAGCAGATCAAGACCCTCAACAACAAGTTCGCCTCCTTCATCGACAAG GTGCGGTTCCTGGAGCAGCAGAACAAGGTCCTGGAGACCAAGTGGAACCTGCTCCAGCAGCAGGGCACAAATTCCATCACGGGCACCAGCAACCTGGAGCCCCTTTTTGAGACCTACATCAACAACCAGCGGAGCTACCTGGACAGCAtcctgggggagaggggccgCCTGGACTCGGAGCTGAGGAATATGCAGGACCTGGTGGAGGACTTCAAGAAGAA ATATGAGGATGAAATCAATAAACGTACAGCTGCTGAGAATGAATTTGTGACCCTGAAGAAG GACGTGGACACCGCCTACATGAACAAGGTGGAGCTTCAGGCCAAAGTAGATGCCTTAATGGATGAAGTCAACTTCCTGACGACCCTCTATGACATG GAGCTGTCCCAGATGCAGAGCCACGTCAGCGACACCTCCGTGGTCCTGTCCATGGACAACAACCGCAGCCTGGACCTGGATAGCATCATCGCTGAGGTCAAGGCCCAGTATGAGGACATTGCCCAGAGGAGCAAGGCAGAGGCCGAGGCCCTGTACCAGACGAAG CTTGGGGAGCTGCAGACCACGGCCGGCAGGCATGGAGATGACCTGAAGAACACCAAGAGTGAGATCTCTGAGCTCAACAGAATGATCCAGAGGCTGCGGGCCGAGATCGAGAATGTTAAGAAGCAG AATGCCAACCTGCAGGTGGCCATCACCGAAGCTGAGCAGCGTGGGGAGCTGGCCCTCAAGGATGCCAATGCCAAGCTCCAAGAGCTGCAGGCCGCCCTGCAGCAGGCCAAAGATGACCTGGCCCGGCTGCTGAAGGACTACCAGGAGCTGATGAACGTGAAGCTGGCCCTGGACGTGGAGATCGCCACCTACCGCAAGCTGCTGGAGGGCGAGGAGTGCAG GATGTCTGGAGAGTGCCAGAGCGCTGTGAGCATCT CGGTGGTCAGCGGCGGCGGCTCTGCAGGTGGTTACGGCGGCGGCTACGGCGGCGGCTTCGGCGGCGGCTTCGGCCgggcaggcggcggcggcggcggtagCGGCAGCGGCTTCAGCttcggcggcggcagcggcagcggcatcGGCATtggcagcggcagcggcagcggcatcGGCGGCAGCAGTTTCGGCttcggcggcggcagcggcatcGGCGGCAGCGGCTTCGGCCTCGGAGGCGGCAGCGGCGGCTTTGGCTCCGGAGCTCGCTGCGGGGTCAGTGGCGGAGGCTTCAGCTCGGGCAGCAGCCGGGGCGGCAGCGTCAAGTTCTCCCAGTCTTCGCAGCGCTTCTCCAGATAA
- the KRT4 gene encoding keratin, type II cytoskeletal 4 isoform X2, which produces MLTPMDGAWSCDTVALLVRFLEQQNKVLETKWNLLQQQTTTTSSKNLEPLFEAYISVLRKQLDTLANDKGRLQSELKSTQDSVEDFKTKYEDEISKRTTAENDFVVLKKDVDIAYMTKVELEAKVDALNDEINFLRVLFAAELCQMQTHVSDTSVVLSMDNNRNLDLDSIIAEVRAQYEEIAQKSKAEAEALYQTKVQQLQISVDQHGDSLKNTKSEISELNRMIQRLRAEIENVKKQCQTLQASVADAEQRGELALKDAYSKRTELEAALQKAKEELARMLRDYQELMSVKLALDVEIATYRKLLEGEEYRMSGECQSALSISVVGGGASAGTIGGGLGSCSGFGLGSGFGSGSGSGFGFGGGVCGSSGSKIISTSTMIKRSHR; this is translated from the exons ATGTTGACCCCAATGGATGGTGCCTGGAGTTGTGACACGGTGGCCCTACTT GTGCGGTTCTTAGAACAACAGAATAAGGTCCTGGAGACCAAGTGGAACCTCCTCCAGCAGCAGACGACCACTACATCCAGCAAAAACCTTGAACCCCTCTTTGAGGCCTACATAAGTGTCCTGAGGAAGCAGCTGGATACCTTGGCCAATGACAAAGGACGGCTGcagtctgagctgaagtccacgCAGGACAGCGTGGAGGACTTCAAGACCAA gtatGAAGATGAGATCAGTAAGCGCACGACTGCCGAGAATGACTTTGTGGTCCTCAAGAAG GATGTGGACATCGCATACATGACCAAGGTGGAGTTAGAGGCCAAGGTGGATGCTCTGAACGATGAGATCAACTTCTTGAGGGTCCTCTTTGCTGCG GAGCTGTGCCAGATGCAGACTCATGTTTCAGACACGTCCGTGGTCCTGTCCATGGACAACAACCGGAACCTGGACCTGGACAGCATCATCGCTGAGGTCCGCGCCCAGTATGAGGAGATCGCCCAGAAGAGCAAGGCGGAGGCTGAGGCGCTGTACCAGACCAAG GTCCAACAGCTCCAGATCTCAGTTGACCAACATGGTGACAGCCTGAAGAACACCAAGAGTGAGATCTCAGAGCTCAACAGGATGATCCAGAGGCTGCGGGCTGAGATTGAGAATGTCAAGAAGCAG TGCCAGACTCTGCAGGCATCCGTGGCTGATGCAGAGCAGCGTGGGGAGCTGGCCCTCAAAGATGCCTACAGCAAACGCACAGAGCTGGAGGCCGCCCTGCAGAAGGCCAAGGAGGAGCTGGCCCGGATGCTGCGGGACTACCAGGAGCTCATGAGCGTGAAGCTGGCCCTGGACGTGGAGATCGCCACCTACCGCAAGCTGCTGGAGGGCGAGGAGTACAG aATGTCTGGAGAATGCCAGAGTGCCCTGAGCATCT CTGTGGTTGGTGGTGGCGCTAGTGCTGGGACCATCGGCGGAGGATTAGGAAGCTGCTCTGGGTTTGGCCTGGGCAGTGGCTTTGGCTCTGGCTCCGGAAGTGGCTTTGGGTTTGGTGGCGGTGTCTGTGGCAGTTCTGGCAGCAAGATCATCTCTACCAGCACCATGATCAAGAGGTCCCACCGATAG
- the KRT4 gene encoding keratin, type II cytoskeletal 4 isoform X1 produces MISRQQCVRGGSQGFSCVSAVVGGGKRPAFSSVSTSGGTGRCSSGGFGSRSLYNLGGRKSIAISMAGSRQGAGFGAAGGFGVGNFGSGFGGSFGGRGGPGFPVCPAGGIQEVTINQSLLTPLHVEIDPEIQKVRTEEREQIKTLNNKFASFIDKVRFLEQQNKVLETKWNLLQQQTTTTSSKNLEPLFEAYISVLRKQLDTLANDKGRLQSELKSTQDSVEDFKTKYEDEISKRTTAENDFVVLKKDVDIAYMTKVELEAKVDALNDEINFLRVLFAAELCQMQTHVSDTSVVLSMDNNRNLDLDSIIAEVRAQYEEIAQKSKAEAEALYQTKVQQLQISVDQHGDSLKNTKSEISELNRMIQRLRAEIENVKKQCQTLQASVADAEQRGELALKDAYSKRTELEAALQKAKEELARMLRDYQELMSVKLALDVEIATYRKLLEGEEYRMSGECQSALSISVVGGGASAGTIGGGLGSCSGFGLGSGFGSGSGSGFGFGGGVCGSSGSKIISTSTMIKRSHR; encoded by the exons ATGATCTCCAGACAGCAGTGCGTCCGAGGCGGGTCCCAGGGCTTTAGCTGTGTCTCGGCTGTCGTCGGCGGGGGCAAGAGGCCTGCCTTCAGCTCAGTCTCCACGTCTGGGGGCACGGGCCGCTGCTCCTCTGGGGGCTTCGGCAGCAGGAGCCTCTACAATCTCGGGGGGAGAAAGAGCATCGCCATCAGCATGGCCGGGTCCCGGCAAGGCGCTGGCTTCGGGGCTGCTGGAGGTTTTGGCGTTGGCAACTTTGGTAGTGGATTTGGGGGTTCTTTTGGTGGACGGGGTGGTCCTGGCTTCCCCGTCTGCCCTGCTGGGGGGATTCAGGAGGTCACCATCAACCAGAGCCTGCTGACTCCACTCCACGTGGAGATCGACCCCGAGATCCAGAAGGTCCGGACTGAGGAGCGGGAGCAGATCAAGACCCTCAACAACAAGTTCGCCTCTTTCATCGACAAG GTGCGGTTCTTAGAACAACAGAATAAGGTCCTGGAGACCAAGTGGAACCTCCTCCAGCAGCAGACGACCACTACATCCAGCAAAAACCTTGAACCCCTCTTTGAGGCCTACATAAGTGTCCTGAGGAAGCAGCTGGATACCTTGGCCAATGACAAAGGACGGCTGcagtctgagctgaagtccacgCAGGACAGCGTGGAGGACTTCAAGACCAA gtatGAAGATGAGATCAGTAAGCGCACGACTGCCGAGAATGACTTTGTGGTCCTCAAGAAG GATGTGGACATCGCATACATGACCAAGGTGGAGTTAGAGGCCAAGGTGGATGCTCTGAACGATGAGATCAACTTCTTGAGGGTCCTCTTTGCTGCG GAGCTGTGCCAGATGCAGACTCATGTTTCAGACACGTCCGTGGTCCTGTCCATGGACAACAACCGGAACCTGGACCTGGACAGCATCATCGCTGAGGTCCGCGCCCAGTATGAGGAGATCGCCCAGAAGAGCAAGGCGGAGGCTGAGGCGCTGTACCAGACCAAG GTCCAACAGCTCCAGATCTCAGTTGACCAACATGGTGACAGCCTGAAGAACACCAAGAGTGAGATCTCAGAGCTCAACAGGATGATCCAGAGGCTGCGGGCTGAGATTGAGAATGTCAAGAAGCAG TGCCAGACTCTGCAGGCATCCGTGGCTGATGCAGAGCAGCGTGGGGAGCTGGCCCTCAAAGATGCCTACAGCAAACGCACAGAGCTGGAGGCCGCCCTGCAGAAGGCCAAGGAGGAGCTGGCCCGGATGCTGCGGGACTACCAGGAGCTCATGAGCGTGAAGCTGGCCCTGGACGTGGAGATCGCCACCTACCGCAAGCTGCTGGAGGGCGAGGAGTACAG aATGTCTGGAGAATGCCAGAGTGCCCTGAGCATCT CTGTGGTTGGTGGTGGCGCTAGTGCTGGGACCATCGGCGGAGGATTAGGAAGCTGCTCTGGGTTTGGCCTGGGCAGTGGCTTTGGCTCTGGCTCCGGAAGTGGCTTTGGGTTTGGTGGCGGTGTCTGTGGCAGTTCTGGCAGCAAGATCATCTCTACCAGCACCATGATCAAGAGGTCCCACCGATAG